The following are from one region of the Sandaracinus amylolyticus genome:
- a CDS encoding serine/threonine-protein kinase gives MRICPTCKSAYPTRGTQSTCPRDGTPLVDAAQFAAERSDPLIGATLAGRFRIVARVGTGGMGTVYRAEQAGLSRQVALKVLKRELVIERETVARFHREAKAMSMLLHPNTVRVFDFGEDPATGHLFLAMELLEGELLTARLDREGVLDVREAISFVQEILRSLHEAHSKGIVHRDLKPDNIFLARIEGHAIPVVKVLDFGIAKVWREEGKIDQLETQAGTVFGTPRYMSPEQAQGKALDPRSDLYSVGILLFQLLTGRPPFVDEDAVVVMAKHIRDRPEAPRRAAPDRPIPASLERVVLRSMEKDPEDRYASADEFERALGAVLADVDAAKAALESGRRPMFVPRVADLPRVPLAIGAGVVGVAMVVAVVMVASAGSGAPPVETATELTVIDTGTAEPAAPSTPPPAAIAVTPTTTRHVVVDSEPPGAEVWRDGSRVGTTPHALDVGASEHGTLELRLDGHESATLELASAASTQTVTLVPQRRVARRGSGSERARPARETATPEPTPVTATTVSAPPPRPQRDPYERFD, from the coding sequence ATGCGGATCTGTCCCACCTGCAAGAGCGCGTATCCGACGCGAGGAACGCAGAGCACGTGCCCGCGGGACGGCACGCCGCTGGTCGACGCCGCACAGTTCGCCGCGGAGCGCTCGGACCCGCTGATCGGCGCCACGCTCGCCGGGCGCTTCCGCATCGTCGCCCGGGTGGGCACCGGCGGGATGGGCACCGTCTATCGCGCCGAGCAAGCCGGGCTCTCGCGTCAGGTCGCGCTGAAAGTGCTCAAGCGCGAGCTGGTGATCGAGCGCGAGACCGTCGCGCGCTTCCACCGCGAAGCGAAGGCGATGAGCATGCTCCTGCACCCGAACACGGTGCGGGTGTTCGACTTCGGCGAGGACCCGGCCACCGGTCACCTCTTCCTCGCGATGGAGCTGCTCGAGGGCGAGCTGCTCACCGCGCGCCTCGATCGCGAGGGCGTGCTCGACGTGCGCGAAGCGATCTCGTTCGTGCAGGAGATCCTCCGCTCGCTGCACGAGGCGCACAGCAAGGGCATCGTCCATCGCGATCTGAAGCCCGACAACATCTTCCTCGCGCGCATCGAGGGCCACGCGATCCCCGTGGTGAAGGTGCTCGACTTCGGCATCGCGAAGGTCTGGCGCGAAGAGGGGAAGATCGATCAGCTCGAGACGCAGGCGGGCACGGTGTTCGGGACGCCGCGCTACATGTCGCCCGAGCAGGCCCAGGGGAAGGCGCTCGATCCCCGCAGCGACCTCTACTCGGTCGGCATCCTGCTCTTCCAGCTGCTCACCGGGCGCCCGCCCTTCGTCGACGAGGACGCGGTCGTCGTGATGGCGAAGCACATCCGCGATCGCCCCGAGGCCCCACGGCGCGCCGCGCCCGATCGCCCGATCCCCGCGAGCCTCGAGCGCGTGGTGCTGCGCTCGATGGAGAAGGACCCCGAGGACCGCTACGCGAGCGCCGACGAGTTCGAGCGCGCGCTGGGCGCGGTGCTCGCCGACGTCGACGCCGCGAAGGCCGCGCTCGAGAGCGGGCGTCGTCCGATGTTCGTGCCGCGGGTCGCAGATCTGCCGCGGGTGCCGCTCGCGATCGGCGCGGGCGTGGTCGGCGTCGCGATGGTGGTCGCGGTGGTGATGGTCGCGTCGGCAGGATCGGGCGCGCCGCCGGTCGAGACCGCGACCGAGCTCACCGTGATCGACACCGGCACCGCCGAGCCCGCGGCGCCGAGCACGCCGCCGCCCGCCGCGATCGCGGTGACGCCGACCACCACGCGCCACGTCGTGGTCGACAGCGAGCCCCCGGGCGCCGAGGTGTGGCGCGATGGATCGCGCGTCGGCACCACGCCGCATGCGCTCGACGTGGGCGCGAGCGAGCACGGCACGCTCGAGCTGCGCCTCGACGGCCACGAGAGCGCGACGCTGGAGCTCGCGAGCGCGGCCTCGACCCAGACCGTCACCCTGGTGCCGCAGCGCCGGGTCGCGCGACGTGGCAGCGGCTCGGAGCGAGCGCGACCGGCGCGCGAGACCGCCACGCCCGAGCCGACGCCGGTGACGGCCACGACGGTGAGCGCACCGCCGCCGCGCCCGCAGCGCGATCCCTACGAGCGCTTCGACTGA
- a CDS encoding CapA family protein: MRRGSWIAFLIAWSLAGWAGAQSRSAARAVTIGGSGDLLLHLRVIAAAGYAEHGWDSVLGSLSSIVTPDEIAFANLETPLSMERPPETGSPPILGAPAEAAPALARAGIDVLSVANNHAYDQRATGLARTIAAVRGAGMGAIGAGPTIDDALAAHVIERGGLRVAFVALTDHINSGPGSEAPVSVIARWEDDAVVAAALERARRDADVLVVSVHWSHDFFDHPSSGQRRRARFLVEHGADLILAHGPHVLHDVERLPSPRGDALCAYSLGNLLSNQGMRYRVTRPEVEGAHPATILPGTRDGVWLRTRIEVQDGRVRIARVEGVPLYTFNNYFARVARQTRQEEIRIALLRDVQDEALREERRSAIARALGDVVTLLE, encoded by the coding sequence GTGCGTCGGGGCTCGTGGATCGCGTTCTTGATCGCGTGGTCGCTCGCGGGTTGGGCGGGCGCACAGTCGCGCTCGGCAGCGCGCGCGGTGACGATCGGCGGCAGCGGCGATCTCCTGCTGCACCTGCGGGTGATCGCAGCCGCCGGATATGCCGAGCACGGGTGGGACTCGGTGCTCGGCTCGCTCTCGTCGATCGTCACGCCCGACGAGATCGCGTTCGCGAACCTCGAGACACCGCTCTCGATGGAGCGCCCGCCCGAGACCGGCAGCCCTCCGATCCTCGGCGCGCCCGCCGAGGCTGCGCCCGCGCTGGCGCGCGCCGGGATCGACGTGCTCAGCGTCGCGAACAACCACGCCTACGATCAGCGCGCGACCGGGCTCGCGCGCACCATCGCAGCGGTGCGCGGCGCGGGCATGGGCGCGATCGGCGCCGGCCCGACGATCGACGATGCGCTCGCGGCGCACGTGATCGAGCGCGGCGGGCTGCGCGTCGCGTTCGTCGCGCTCACCGATCACATCAACTCGGGCCCCGGCTCCGAGGCGCCGGTCAGCGTGATCGCGCGCTGGGAGGACGACGCGGTCGTCGCCGCGGCGCTCGAGCGCGCACGACGCGACGCCGACGTGCTCGTCGTCTCGGTGCACTGGAGCCACGACTTCTTCGATCACCCGAGCAGCGGCCAGCGCCGTCGCGCGCGCTTCCTCGTGGAGCACGGCGCCGATCTGATCCTCGCGCACGGCCCGCACGTGCTGCACGACGTGGAGCGGCTGCCCTCGCCACGCGGCGACGCGCTCTGCGCGTACTCGCTGGGCAACCTCCTGTCGAACCAGGGGATGCGCTACCGCGTCACGCGCCCCGAGGTCGAGGGCGCGCACCCCGCGACGATCCTCCCGGGCACGCGCGACGGTGTGTGGCTGCGGACGCGCATCGAGGTGCAGGACGGCCGCGTGCGCATCGCGCGGGTCGAGGGCGTGCCGCTCTACACGTTCAACAACTACTTCGCGCGCGTCGCGCGGCAGACCCGTCAGGAAGAGATCCGGATCGCGCTGCTGCGGGACGTGCAGGACGAGGCGCTGCGCGAGGAGCGCCGGAGCGCGATCGCGAGGGCGCTGGGCGACGTCGTGACGCTGCTCGAGTGA
- a CDS encoding LysR family transcriptional regulator has product MSAFGEIEVFVRVVDARSFTRAARSLGLTPSGVSRVVGRLEQRLGVRLLQRTTRSLALTDEGAAYHARCTRILADLAEAEATIGRARAAPRGRIRVDAPVSVSRFLLSRALPSFLDAYPDLSVDLTARDHLIDPVAEGIDVTLRMAAPRPSELVSRTLGELRLAIVGAPSYFARRGRPHTPDELGEHTTIGFLVDGAPLPWPFRDGRTMDVKGRLHTNSTDAQREAALAGHGLVYMFALEVAEDLASGALEAVLVEHECPPRPVHALYARGRGAAPKVRVFLEWVQGLLAAGGRRDVSRAPTPVVQGAPTSKP; this is encoded by the coding sequence GTGAGCGCGTTCGGCGAGATCGAGGTGTTCGTCCGCGTCGTCGACGCGCGCAGCTTCACGCGGGCCGCGCGATCGCTCGGCCTGACGCCCTCGGGCGTGAGCCGCGTCGTCGGCCGGCTCGAGCAGCGGCTCGGCGTGCGGCTCCTCCAGCGCACCACGCGGAGCCTCGCGCTCACCGACGAAGGCGCCGCCTACCACGCGCGCTGCACGCGCATCCTCGCCGATCTCGCCGAGGCCGAAGCGACGATCGGGCGCGCGCGCGCGGCGCCGCGCGGTCGGATCCGCGTCGACGCGCCGGTCTCGGTCTCGCGCTTCCTCTTGAGCCGCGCGCTCCCCTCGTTCCTCGACGCCTATCCCGATCTCTCGGTCGATCTCACTGCGCGCGACCACCTCATCGATCCGGTCGCCGAGGGCATCGACGTCACGCTGCGCATGGCCGCGCCGCGACCGAGCGAGCTGGTCTCGCGAACGCTCGGCGAGCTGCGCCTGGCGATCGTCGGCGCGCCCAGCTACTTCGCGCGGCGAGGTCGGCCGCACACGCCCGACGAGCTCGGCGAGCACACGACCATCGGCTTCCTCGTGGACGGCGCACCGCTGCCATGGCCGTTCCGCGACGGCCGCACGATGGACGTGAAGGGGCGCCTTCATACGAACAGCACCGACGCGCAGCGCGAAGCCGCGCTCGCCGGGCACGGCCTCGTGTACATGTTCGCGCTGGAGGTCGCCGAAGACCTCGCGAGCGGCGCGCTCGAGGCGGTGCTCGTCGAGCACGAGTGCCCGCCGCGCCCGGTGCACGCGCTCTACGCGCGCGGACGCGGCGCAGCGCCCAAGGTGCGCGTGTTCCTCGAGTGGGTGCAGGGGTTGCTGGCGGCCGGGGGCCGCCGGGACGTCTCGCGAGCGCCCACGCCCGTCGTGCAGGGCGCCCCGACGTCGAAGCCTTGA
- a CDS encoding serine hydrolase domain-containing protein, with amino-acid sequence MNDVSSRLDLVLSRAVREQRVVGAIARVVRRGEVIYRRAVGLADREAGRAMTPETPHRLASLTKPVTSVAALALVERGVLALEAPVTRWLPDFRPRFGEATPAITLHQLLTHTSGLGYGFLEAPDGPYHRARVSDGLDQPGLSIDENLRRLAGVPLRASPGTEFHYSLSSDVLGAVIERATGARLPEVIAELVTGPLGLETLGFRALEGLAVPYAEGKPPFVIREDEPVTFFGPFAVSFAPRRALVPSSYASGGAGMTGTIDEFGKLLEALRMAALPSLSRASIETMWSDRIAPIDSPTLGEGYGYGYGASVLRDPVAARSPLSRGAVRWGGAYGHSWFVDRASETSSVLLTNTAFEGMTGRLRDEVEEAVIGG; translated from the coding sequence ATGAACGACGTTTCCTCTCGACTCGATCTCGTCCTCTCGCGCGCGGTCCGCGAGCAGCGTGTGGTCGGCGCGATCGCGCGCGTGGTGCGACGCGGCGAGGTGATCTATCGCCGGGCCGTGGGCCTCGCCGATCGCGAGGCGGGCCGCGCGATGACGCCCGAGACGCCGCACCGGTTGGCGTCGCTCACCAAGCCCGTGACCTCCGTCGCGGCGCTCGCGCTCGTGGAGCGCGGGGTGCTCGCGCTCGAGGCGCCGGTCACGCGCTGGCTGCCCGACTTCCGTCCGCGCTTCGGAGAGGCGACGCCGGCGATCACGCTCCACCAGCTGCTCACGCACACCAGCGGTCTCGGCTACGGGTTCCTCGAGGCGCCCGACGGTCCGTACCACCGCGCGCGCGTGTCGGACGGGCTCGATCAGCCGGGGCTCTCGATCGACGAGAACTTGAGGAGGCTCGCGGGCGTGCCGCTGCGCGCGTCGCCGGGCACCGAGTTCCACTACTCGCTCTCGAGCGACGTCCTCGGCGCGGTCATCGAGCGCGCCACCGGCGCGCGGCTGCCCGAGGTGATCGCCGAGCTCGTGACCGGGCCCCTGGGTCTCGAGACGCTCGGGTTCCGTGCGCTCGAGGGGCTCGCGGTTCCCTACGCCGAGGGCAAGCCGCCGTTCGTGATCCGCGAAGACGAGCCGGTGACGTTCTTCGGGCCGTTCGCGGTGTCGTTCGCACCGCGGCGTGCGCTCGTCCCGAGCTCGTACGCGTCGGGCGGCGCGGGGATGACCGGGACGATCGACGAGTTCGGGAAGCTCCTCGAGGCGCTGCGGATGGCGGCGCTGCCGTCGCTGTCGCGCGCGTCGATCGAGACGATGTGGAGCGATCGGATCGCGCCGATCGATTCGCCGACCCTCGGTGAGGGATACGGGTACGGCTACGGCGCGTCGGTGCTCCGCGATCCGGTCGCCGCGCGCTCGCCGCTCTCACGCGGGGCAGTGCGGTGGGGCGGCGCGTACGGTCACTCGTGGTTCGTGGATCGCGCGAGCGAGACGTCGTCGGTGCTGCTCACGAACACGGCGTTCGAGGGGATGACGGGGCGGCTGCGCGACGAGGTGGAAGAGGCGGTGATCGGAGGGTGA
- a CDS encoding VWA domain-containing protein, with product MLRSLLALAIALVLIPSVARAQSASYGQYLVVLDDSGSMDGSDPRRLAPLAALALAAALEDGDQVMLVGLNELASGAITSPRFVSPRELLPERAQEGARPIAGDRVQRLEQHQGQTPCRAALEAARALLEPAASAGAPQTLLMLTDGACNGGAVEPAERWLASLRAHREGRFRFVLLMRQGPERIDRTLESYGRHTGWQGDTRVAFDARSLLRAFADVLSFSRGLRYDEGGRVGLERTFAGARAVRVLAIRDRGEGPIALEQVEREGRAVVIPGGATYREPAHEWSFRSTTIAPREQPFAVRSASTGVDVLVIPVYGRLRVEAVVAPCEHERPSFDAEIAVRAGQPACAFARLVGDTGETIVPARSFDFGIELCETSECTSPSPMQPGDDGVFHAQLGAELARGRHERTFRARGGALAAPVIATRGFAAMSFGVQRVTRDERAVSSIDLGELPRAVSEDLTLRYEGSFPAGTRARVRCEVEGAEALASCVECALPEGDTVSLQDAFTIHATVRGRAFCPRASEGDAAPRPIRMRLVVEPEASDQVGAHSLPIDATLRYAAVPPLAMELTAGETIEHEVRVPGPVAESAVDVHVEGAGDDIEAAAVTPHAQLGAGEDRMVAITLRASASDCCGAGPRDATLVLVADDRSELRVPLRIEVRPPSFWTCPGKQIAMAIAALLALVFVIWLVHGVVSPARFDPGALLLSASSHDELLSMREGDDGWRHLRRFTEAQRGFRRPAAVWLGGPRAPLPSLKRQPADGRIEAQPGGGASLVVTGPGIERWNDAESRYVEIERGTHPVPSRVRIKRGEELFLEFRR from the coding sequence GTGCTCCGATCTCTCCTCGCGCTCGCCATCGCGCTCGTGCTGATCCCGAGCGTCGCTCGCGCGCAGTCCGCGTCGTACGGCCAGTACCTCGTGGTGCTCGACGACTCGGGCTCGATGGACGGCAGCGATCCGCGCCGCCTCGCGCCGCTCGCCGCGCTCGCGCTCGCGGCAGCGCTCGAGGACGGCGATCAGGTGATGCTCGTCGGGCTCAACGAGCTCGCGTCGGGGGCGATCACCTCGCCGCGCTTCGTGTCGCCGCGCGAGCTGCTGCCCGAGCGTGCACAGGAAGGGGCGCGACCGATCGCCGGAGATCGGGTGCAGCGCCTCGAGCAGCACCAGGGCCAGACCCCGTGTCGCGCCGCGCTCGAGGCCGCGCGCGCGCTGCTCGAGCCCGCCGCGTCGGCGGGCGCACCGCAGACGCTCCTGATGCTCACCGACGGCGCGTGCAACGGCGGCGCGGTCGAGCCGGCCGAGCGCTGGCTCGCGTCGCTGCGCGCGCACCGCGAAGGTCGCTTCCGCTTCGTGCTCCTGATGCGCCAGGGCCCGGAGCGCATCGATCGCACGCTCGAGAGCTACGGGCGCCACACCGGATGGCAGGGCGACACCCGCGTCGCGTTCGACGCGCGCTCGCTGCTGCGCGCGTTCGCCGACGTGCTCTCGTTCTCGCGTGGTCTTCGCTACGACGAGGGCGGGCGCGTCGGGCTCGAGCGCACCTTCGCGGGGGCGCGCGCCGTGCGCGTGCTCGCCATTCGTGATCGCGGCGAGGGCCCGATTGCGCTGGAGCAGGTCGAACGCGAAGGACGTGCAGTCGTGATCCCCGGCGGCGCGACCTATCGCGAGCCCGCGCACGAGTGGAGCTTCCGCAGCACCACCATCGCGCCGCGCGAGCAGCCCTTCGCGGTGCGCAGCGCGAGCACGGGCGTCGACGTGCTGGTGATCCCGGTCTACGGCCGGCTGCGCGTCGAGGCGGTGGTCGCGCCCTGCGAGCACGAGCGCCCCTCGTTCGACGCGGAGATCGCGGTGCGCGCGGGACAGCCCGCGTGCGCGTTCGCGCGCCTGGTGGGCGACACCGGCGAGACGATCGTGCCCGCGCGCTCGTTCGACTTCGGCATCGAGCTCTGCGAGACGAGCGAGTGCACCTCACCGAGCCCGATGCAGCCGGGCGACGACGGCGTGTTCCACGCGCAGCTCGGCGCCGAGCTCGCGCGCGGCCGTCACGAGCGCACGTTCCGCGCGCGCGGTGGCGCCCTCGCCGCGCCGGTGATCGCGACGCGCGGCTTCGCGGCGATGAGCTTCGGCGTGCAGCGCGTCACCCGCGACGAGCGAGCGGTCTCGTCGATCGATCTCGGCGAGCTGCCGCGCGCGGTCTCCGAGGATCTCACGCTGCGCTACGAAGGCAGCTTCCCCGCGGGCACCCGCGCGCGCGTGCGCTGCGAGGTCGAGGGCGCGGAGGCGCTCGCGTCGTGCGTCGAGTGCGCGCTGCCCGAGGGCGACACGGTGTCGCTGCAGGACGCGTTCACGATCCACGCGACGGTGCGCGGGCGCGCGTTCTGTCCGCGCGCGAGCGAAGGCGACGCGGCGCCGCGCCCGATCCGCATGCGCCTGGTGGTCGAGCCCGAGGCGAGCGATCAGGTCGGCGCGCACTCGCTCCCGATCGACGCGACGCTGCGCTACGCGGCGGTGCCCCCGCTCGCGATGGAGCTCACGGCGGGCGAGACGATCGAGCACGAGGTGCGGGTGCCCGGGCCGGTCGCGGAGAGCGCGGTCGACGTGCACGTCGAGGGCGCGGGCGACGACATCGAGGCGGCCGCGGTGACGCCCCACGCGCAGCTCGGCGCGGGCGAGGATCGGATGGTCGCGATCACGCTGCGCGCGAGCGCGAGCGACTGCTGCGGCGCGGGCCCGCGCGACGCGACGCTGGTGCTCGTCGCCGACGATCGCAGCGAGCTGCGAGTGCCGCTGCGCATCGAGGTGCGTCCGCCGTCGTTCTGGACGTGCCCGGGCAAGCAGATCGCGATGGCGATCGCGGCGCTGCTCGCGCTCGTCTTCGTGATCTGGTTGGTGCACGGCGTGGTCTCGCCCGCGCGCTTCGATCCCGGCGCGCTCCTGCTCAGCGCGTCGAGCCACGACGAGCTGCTCTCGATGCGCGAGGGCGACGACGGATGGCGTCACCTCCGTCGCTTCACCGAGGCACAGCGCGGCTTCCGTCGCCCCGCCGCGGTGTGGCTCGGCGGACCGCGCGCGCCGCTGCCCTCGCTCAAGCGGCAGCCCGCCGACGGACGCATCGAGGCCCAGCCCGGCGGTGGCGCGTCGCTCGTCGTGACCGGCCCGGGCATCGAGCGATGGAACGACGCGGAGAGCCGCTACGTCGAGATCGAGCGCGGCACGCACCCGGTGCCCTCGCGCGTGCGCATCAAGCGCGGCGAGGAGCTCTTCCTCGAGTTCAGAAGGTGA
- a CDS encoding HPF/RaiA family ribosome-associated protein, with translation MKHDPQDFERTTMPEALPRPEKRVAGRTPTSKTPVTVRGHHVAIEAHHREYVRERLGQKLAKFAPSIERIHVMLEDLNGPKGGVDHECRIQVTLSGLGVVVVKERDPDAIAAFDLAADRMEVKLRHHFGRVREGHVAEARRTEERYRERLPTLVEELRWRP, from the coding sequence ATGAAGCACGATCCCCAGGACTTCGAGCGCACCACGATGCCCGAGGCGCTGCCTCGCCCCGAGAAGCGCGTCGCGGGTCGGACGCCGACGAGCAAGACGCCGGTCACGGTGCGCGGTCATCACGTCGCGATCGAGGCGCACCATCGCGAGTACGTGCGCGAGCGGCTCGGGCAGAAGCTCGCGAAGTTCGCCCCTTCGATCGAGCGCATCCACGTGATGCTCGAGGACCTCAACGGACCGAAGGGTGGTGTCGACCACGAGTGCCGCATCCAGGTCACCCTGAGCGGCCTCGGCGTCGTGGTGGTGAAGGAGCGCGATCCCGATGCGATCGCGGCGTTCGATCTGGCGGCCGACCGCATGGAGGTGAAGCTGCGCCATCACTTCGGGCGCGTGCGCGAGGGTCACGTCGCGGAGGCGCGGCGCACCGAGGAGCGGTATCGCGAGAGGCTGCCGACGCTCGTGGAAGAGCTGCGCTGGCGGCCGTGA
- a CDS encoding response regulator, which yields MSNAPQLRVLLVDDDDASTYAYSRLLRGAGLDVVACRSASDARTHIGEERFDVVVVDYWMPEMTGAQLLASVRAKLGPRTPPFLLVTAMAAPIPPVQRARFAAILEKPFSFASLRHAITMLVETARSART from the coding sequence ATGTCGAACGCCCCGCAGCTCCGCGTCCTGCTCGTCGACGACGACGACGCGTCGACCTACGCGTACTCCCGCCTGCTGCGCGGAGCGGGTCTCGACGTCGTCGCGTGCCGCTCGGCGTCCGACGCGCGCACGCACATCGGAGAGGAGCGCTTCGACGTCGTCGTCGTCGACTACTGGATGCCCGAGATGACGGGCGCGCAGCTCCTCGCGTCGGTGCGCGCGAAGCTCGGTCCGCGCACGCCGCCCTTCCTGCTCGTCACCGCGATGGCCGCGCCGATCCCGCCGGTGCAGCGCGCGCGCTTCGCGGCAATCCTCGAGAAGCCGTTCTCGTTCGCGTCGCTCCGCCACGCGATCACGATGCTCGTCGAGACCGCGCGCAGCGCCCGCACCTGA
- a CDS encoding response regulator: MSATIGAAATRVVVLDDEERTVHVLASWLGNLGFVVHGFTSAENAIEFVSREGADVVLTGSHVADMGGAQIAASMRDARRAHPPALVAMTPTGESARGVEPEFDAIVRKPCVLDALLTAISRLVPAHG; the protein is encoded by the coding sequence ATGAGTGCCACGATCGGAGCAGCAGCAACGCGCGTCGTGGTGCTCGACGACGAGGAGCGCACGGTCCACGTGCTGGCGTCCTGGCTGGGCAATCTCGGCTTCGTCGTGCACGGGTTCACGTCGGCGGAGAACGCGATCGAGTTCGTCTCGCGAGAGGGCGCGGACGTGGTGCTCACCGGATCGCACGTCGCGGACATGGGCGGCGCGCAGATCGCGGCGTCGATGCGCGATGCGCGCCGCGCGCACCCGCCCGCGCTCGTCGCGATGACCCCGACGGGCGAGAGCGCGCGCGGCGTCGAGCCCGAGTTCGACGCGATCGTGCGCAAGCCCTGCGTGCTCGACGCGCTCCTCACCGCGATCTCGCGGCTCGTGCCTGCACACGGCTGA